The sequence CAAATTCGAGCAGGGCGACGTGGTGTATCGCGAGAGCCGCTCGCTCATCTTCAAGAAGATGCAGATCGTGCGCGGCTGCGACACCAAGCGCAATGTGCTGGTCTATCTCGTCTATTCCGACAAGCTGATCGAGGGCAGCCCGAAGAACTCGACCTCGACCGTCCCCATCATGCCGTGGGGTGCGACCAATGAGGCGCCCAAATGCGCGGATTTCCTCAAATGACCGCGTGAGGCGCCGCCGTCAGGGGGCGCCGGCTGCCCGCGCCGCGCTCAGCGCGCGCAGGTGATGGCGACGGCGCCCTGGCAGGCGCTGCCCTCGCAGGCGGCGGTGCGAACCGGCGTGGCAACCTCGCCGAGCCCGGCCTGCACATCGGTGCGGGCCATGCCGAAGCCGGTGGCGCGGGTGAAGCCGTGGACGCGGCACCACGCATCCGCCATCGCCTGGCCGCAGCTTGCTCCGGTGGCGATGCAGGTATCGATGCCGTAGCCGTCCGACAGGTCGACGCTGAAAATCCCGGTATCCTCATCCGCCCGCGCGAGGCCGGCGGACAGCGTCACGGCGAGGGCGAGCAGAGACAGGCGCAGGCGCGGCATCGCGTTCATGGGGGTGCGTTCACTGGTGGCGACAAGGTGGCGGCAGGACAACGTCAATGTGGCGAAAAGGTTTGAACCGACCCTTAAGATTTCGCGCCGCCATCGTCGTGCCGGCCCAATAGCTCTCCTTTCTCGCTGGGTCAACTGAGGTGATCGGGTGGGCCGGATGCGATGAAAATTCGCCCGTCCGCTCCGTCGCGGCGCGCCCGGCTTGACGCGGCCGGCCAAACGGACGACAGACGCCACGCTGCGCCCCCTCGGGCGCGGCAGGATCGAGAAGGCACAGTTAATGTCGGGCACCAACGCACAGGCGCTTCCCGAGCTGAAGCTCTACAACACGCTCTCGCGGACCAAGGAGGTGTTCACACCCCTCGATCCCGCCAGGGTGCGCATGTATGTCTGTGGCCCGACCGTCTACGACTTCGCCCATATCGGCAATGCGCGCCCGGTGATCGTGTTCGATCTGCTCTACCGGCTGCTGCGCCACCTCTATGGCGCCGACCACGTCAAATATGTGCGCAACATCACCGACGTGGACGACAAGATCAACGCGCGCGCGGCGGCCGAGCACCCGGGCCTCGACCTCAACGAGGCGATCGCCAAGGTGACCTTCACCACCGAGGCGCAGTTCCATGACGACCTCGAAGCGCTCGGCGTGCTGCACCCGGATGTGGAGCCGCGCGCGACCGAGCACATCGCCGAAATGCGCCAGCTCATCGAGATGCTGGTCGCCTCCGGCCATGCCTATGTCGCCGAGGACCATGTGCTGTTCTCGGTGCCCTCCATGCCGGATTACGGCAAGCTCTCCAACCGGCCGCTCGACGACATGCTGGCCGGCGCGCGGGTGGATGTCGCGCCCTACAAGCAGGACGCGATGGATTTCGTGCTGTGGAAGCCCTCCAAGCCGGGCGAGCCGGGCTGGGCCTCGCCGGCGGGCATCACGGTTCTCGGCCGGCCGGGCTGGCACATCGAGTGCTCGGCCATGAGCTGGAAGCATCTGGGCGAAACCTTCGACATTCACGGCGGCGGCATCGACCTCGTCTTCCCGCACCATGAGAACGAGGTGGCGCAGTCGCGCTGCGCCTTCCATTCCGGGCTGATGGCCAAGGTGTGGATGCATAACGGCTTCCTGCAGGTGGAAGGTGAGAAGATGTCGAAATCGCTCGGCAACTTCATCACCATCCGCCAGTTGCTCGCCGACTGGCCCGGCCCGGTGCTGCGGCTCAACATGCTGAAGACCCATTACCGCCAGCCGATCGACTGGACGGTGAAGGGGCTGGAGGAGAGCGCGAAGACGCTGGAGCAGTGGTTCGACGCCGCCGCGCCCGACGCCTATCCGCGCCCGGCGCCGGCGGTGCTGGAGGCGCTGGCCGACGATCTCAACACGCCCAAGGCCATCGCCGAGATGCACGCGCTGCGCGACCATGCCGGCAAGAAGGCGCTGGCCGGCACGCTGGCCTTTCTCGGCTTCGAGCCCGGGCCGCTGGAAGCCTGGGCGGCGGCGCGCGTGCCGGAGCTTTCCATTCCGGCCGAAGAGATTGAGGCGCGCATCGCCGAGCGCATCCTTGCCCGGCAGAATCGCGACTGGGCGGCCTCCGACCGCATCCGCGACGAGCTTCTCGCGCTCGGCGTGGCGCTGAAGGACAATAAGGACGGCACCACGAGCTGGGAGCCGAAGCGGTGAGCGCGGCCGCACGCCCACCCGCCGCCGCGCTGCGCCCGGCCCTGCCGGGCGACCTGCCGGTGCTCGCCGCCATCGCCGAGGCGGCGATCCTCGAACTCACGGGCGAGGATTACGACAGCGACCAACAGGAAGCCTGGGCGGCGGCGGCTTCCGACGTGGAGGCACTGGCGGCGCGGCTGAAGGATCAACTGACGCTGATCGCCACCCGCGATGGTGAGCCGGTGGGCTTCATCGCGCTGGCCGACAACAAGCTGATCGACATGCTCTATGTCCGGCCGGATGTGGCGGGGGAGGGCGTTGGGGCGCTGCTCTATGATGCCATCGAGCGGCTGGCCGGCGCCCGCGGGGCGAAAAGCCTCACCGTCGAGGCCAGCGACACCGCGCTCGACTTCTTCGGCAAGCGCGGCTTCACCCCCAAGCAGCGCAACACGCTCTCCCTCGGCGGGGTGTGGCTGGCCAATACGACGATGGAAAAGCCGCTCGGGGCGCCCGACACCACGCATTGAAGGGGGCGGGCGGTGGGCTTTGCCAGCCCTGCTTGAATGTCGTCATGGTCGGGCGTGTCCCGGTCCTCCTCGCCTTGGTGCCGGGTGTTGGAGAAGTCATGGATCGCCGGGCCAAGCCCGGGGATGACGGTGCTCTGGGGGCGGCGCGCCTCACCGTCATCGTCGATGAGCGTCATGGCCGGGCTTGTCCCGGCCATCCACGTGTTGGCGCTGGACGTTGGAACGTCACGGAGGAGGGCGCCTGCGACGACGGCGTCCTCACATCCGGTCGAGCACGCGCTCCTCGGCCGCGCCGTGCAACTCCCCCTCGCCGAGATGGGCGACGGCGCCGTGCAGCTTAGGCAGGACGGCGCGCACATTATGCGCCACCAGCAGCTTCACCGGACGGGCGACATTGACGAAGCCGGTCGCCTGCATGTGATCGAGCAGGGTCAGCAGCGGGTCCCAGAAATTGGCGATGTTGAGCACCATCACCGGCTTGGAGTGGCGGTTGAGCTGCACCCAGGTGAGCTGTTCGATCAGCTCCTCCAGCGTGCCGATGCCGCCGGGCAGGGCGATGAAGGCATCCGCCCGCTCGAACATCAGCCGCTTGCGCTCATGCATGTCCTTGGTGACGATCAGCTCATGGGCGTGGTCGAAGGCCTGTTCCTTGCCCATCAGGAAATCCGGGATGATACCGGTGACCTTGCCGCCCGCTTCGGCGCAGGCGCGGGCGGTGGCCCCCATCAGCCCGACGCCGCCACCGCCATAGACGAGGCGTATGCCCTCGGCGGCCAGCAGGCGCCCGAGGGCGATGGCGGTTTCGAGATAGACGGCATCGGCCCCCGTGGCCGCGCCGCAATAGACGCAAATGCTCTTGATCTTTGTCATGGCCACCATGGTGCACTGCGCAAAAGGCCCGTCAAGTCCGCCCGGCGGGCGCGCGAGATGAAGTTGCGGCGGGGTGTCGAGGTTCCGCAAGGGTCGCTCACACCCCCTCCCGCGCTCGATAATCGTCTACGGCGGAGCGGACAAGCGGGCGCAGGACATTGACGAAGGTGTTCACCCGTTCGGCGAGCCATGCGAAGGCGAGGGCGCGCTGGCCGGGCTTTTCAAGGTCCGGGAAGCTGCGATGGTCGCTGACCTTCGGGCGGCCATAGCTGTCCGTCCAGAGCGCCGC is a genomic window of Ancylobacter sp. IITR112 containing:
- the cysS gene encoding cysteine--tRNA ligase — its product is MSGTNAQALPELKLYNTLSRTKEVFTPLDPARVRMYVCGPTVYDFAHIGNARPVIVFDLLYRLLRHLYGADHVKYVRNITDVDDKINARAAAEHPGLDLNEAIAKVTFTTEAQFHDDLEALGVLHPDVEPRATEHIAEMRQLIEMLVASGHAYVAEDHVLFSVPSMPDYGKLSNRPLDDMLAGARVDVAPYKQDAMDFVLWKPSKPGEPGWASPAGITVLGRPGWHIECSAMSWKHLGETFDIHGGGIDLVFPHHENEVAQSRCAFHSGLMAKVWMHNGFLQVEGEKMSKSLGNFITIRQLLADWPGPVLRLNMLKTHYRQPIDWTVKGLEESAKTLEQWFDAAAPDAYPRPAPAVLEALADDLNTPKAIAEMHALRDHAGKKALAGTLAFLGFEPGPLEAWAAARVPELSIPAEEIEARIAERILARQNRDWAASDRIRDELLALGVALKDNKDGTTSWEPKR
- a CDS encoding GNAT family N-acetyltransferase: MGAEAVSAAARPPAAALRPALPGDLPVLAAIAEAAILELTGEDYDSDQQEAWAAAASDVEALAARLKDQLTLIATRDGEPVGFIALADNKLIDMLYVRPDVAGEGVGALLYDAIERLAGARGAKSLTVEASDTALDFFGKRGFTPKQRNTLSLGGVWLANTTMEKPLGAPDTTH
- a CDS encoding TIGR00730 family Rossman fold protein — protein: MVAMTKIKSICVYCGAATGADAVYLETAIALGRLLAAEGIRLVYGGGGVGLMGATARACAEAGGKVTGIIPDFLMGKEQAFDHAHELIVTKDMHERKRLMFERADAFIALPGGIGTLEELIEQLTWVQLNRHSKPVMVLNIANFWDPLLTLLDHMQATGFVNVARPVKLLVAHNVRAVLPKLHGAVAHLGEGELHGAAEERVLDRM